A single window of Toxotes jaculatrix isolate fToxJac2 chromosome 4, fToxJac2.pri, whole genome shotgun sequence DNA harbors:
- the LOC121181190 gene encoding beta-1,3-galactosyltransferase 2-like: protein MGDLESGSGGNGLKRHPVESSSLQKKPLFHSWFQFLILLCLVVFILCYTLSSSSLSWWQSFPLHVQWTSRLNPPRHYRHPQQRVELNEIHKTTQDPPVAPTGTQYHQAYPRNYHFIMDNTEVCKTKTPFLVLMVPVAPNNIAARDAIRQTWGKDSLVQGEVVLTLFMLGLSGGADGEQQQEKLKQENLQHHDLIQSDFMDTYLNLTIKTMVIMDWLATRCPTAAYAMKIDSDMFLNIDNLVIMLQRPGIPKLNYLTGMLMWNRPVVRSKDSKWYVPEEMYPDPQYPTYTLGMGYVFSNDLPEKYVDVSKSIKPFNIEDAYIGMCMKILGLEPTSPPNPSQFKAYNTRYDRCEYSKIITYILGSPQELINYWTDMKKPGPPC from the exons ATGGGGGATCTAGAGAGTGGCTCAGGTGGCAATGGGCTGAAAAG GCATCCTGTTGAGAGCTCGTCTCTTCAGAAGAAGCCTTTGTTTCACTCCTGGTTCCAGTTCCTGATCCTGCTTTGTCTAGTGGTCTTCATCTTGTGTTATACTCTGTCTAGTAGCTCGCTGTCGTGGTGGCAGAGCTTTCCACTCCATGTGCAGTGGACCAGTCGACTTAATCCACCTCGTCATTATCGCCATCCACAACAAAGAGTTGAACTAAATGAAATCCACAAAACCACACAAGACCCTCCTGTAGCACCTACAGGTACTCAGTACCACCAAGCCTACCCACGCAACTACCACTTCATCATGGATAACACAGAGGTGTGCAAAACCAAGACCCCTTTCCTGGTCCTGATGGTTCCAGTTGCACCAAATAACATAGCAGCTCGTGACGCCATCCGGCAGACATGGGGCAAAGACAGCCTGGTTCAGGGCGAAGTGGTGCTCACTCTGTTCATGCTGGGCCTCTCTGGAGGAGCTGatggtgagcagcagcaggagaagctCAAACAGGAAAATCTCCAGCACCATGACCTGATCCAGAGTGACTTTATGGACACCTACCTCAATCTAACCATCAAAACCATGGTGATCATGGACTGGCTGGCTACCCGCTGCCCTACGGCAGCATACGCCATGAAAATTGACTCAGACATGTTCTTGAACATTGACAATCTGGTGATTATGCTGCAGAGGCCAGGCATCCCCAAGCTGAACTACCTGACTGGGATGCTTATGTGGAACAGGCCGGTTGTCCGTTCAAAGGACTCCAAGTGGTATGTGCCTGAGGAGATGTACCCGGATCCCCAGTACCCCACCTACACTCTGGGCATGGGATATGTCTTCTCCAACGATCTTCCAGAGAAATATGTGGATGTCTCAAAATCAATCAAGCCTTTTAACATAGAGGACGCTTATATCGGAATGTGCATGAAAATTCTAGGCCTTGAACCCACGTCACCACCAAACCCTTCCCAGTTCAAGGCCTACAACACAAGATACGATCGCTGTGAATACTCCAAGATCATCACCTACATTCTTGGTTCACCACAAGAGCTGATAAATTACtggacagacatgaaaaagCCTGGACCACCTTGTTAG
- the LOC121180125 gene encoding beta-1,3-galactosyltransferase 2-like isoform X1 — translation MWAAPIVSALMETRQRYCRNILIFILGVLIIFLSFDGKLSIWSSPGYREAPPSLYYVAYPGNYKFIMDDTPVCKTRTPFLVLMVPVAPSNVEARDTIRKTWGNEKMVLGQLVETLFILGLPGGADAEQRQEKLKQENQQHHDLIQSDFHDSYHNLTIKTMLMLEWLAAHCTKASFVIKIDSDMLLHVQNLVKLLLDPSTAKKNYMTGLVWWHSPVLRNPFTKFYMPRDVIAEAEYPPYPLGMAYIMSLDLPEKILTVSPLIRPIYIEDAYLGMCLKLLNISPTDPPEKTMFIVDPRHPLSSCTLSKVIAVTTTSTSQMWSYWEMSRESGAKC, via the exons ATGTGGGCGGCGCCCATAGTCTCAG ctTTAATGGAGACCAGGCAGAGATACTGCAGAAACATTCTGATCTTCATCTTGGGAGTACTCATAATCTTCCTCAGCTTTGATGGGAAATTGAGTATCTGGAGTTCTCCAGGTTACAGAGAAGCACCTCCATCATTATATTATGTGGCCTATCCAGGAAACTACAAATTCATCATGGATGACACGCCAGTGTGTAAGACCAGGACTCCTTTCCTGGTCCTGATGGTTCCAGTTGCACCCAGTAATGTGGAAGCTCGGGACACCATTCGAAAGACATGGGGAAATGAGAAAATGGTTCTGGGTCAGCTGGTCGAGACCCTCTTCATACTGGGTCTGCCTGGAGGAGCTGATGCTGAACAGCGGCAAGAGAAGCTCAAACAGGAGAATCAGCAACACCACGACCTGATCCAGAGTGACTTCCACGACAGCTACCACAATCTGACCATCAAGACTATGCTCATGCTGGAGTGGCTGGCCGCACACTGTACTAAAGCTTCTTTCGTGATAAAGATTGACTCAGATATGTTGCTCCACGTCCAGAATTTGGTTAAACTTTTGCTGGATCCCAGCACAGCCAAGAAAAACTACATGACAGGTTTGGTGTGGTGGCACAGCCCAGTTTTAAGAAACCCATTCACAAAGTTCTACATGCCGAGAGACGTGATTGCTGAGGCAGAGTACCCCCCGTATCCTCTGGGCATGGCCTACATCATGTCCCTGGACCTTCCTGAAAAGATCCTGACAGTCTCTCCTCTGATTAGACCAATCTACATCGAAGATGCCTACCTGGGTATGTGCCTGAAACTCCTGAACATTTCCCCCACCGATCCCCCCGAAAAGACCATGTTTATTGTTGACCCCAGACATCCTCTGAGCAGCTGCACCCTTTCAAAAGTGATCGCTGTGACAACGACAAGCACCTCACAGATGTGGAGTTACTGGGAGATGAGCAGAGAGTCAGGAGCTAAATGCTGA
- the LOC121180125 gene encoding beta-1,3-galactosyltransferase 2-like isoform X2, with translation METRQRYCRNILIFILGVLIIFLSFDGKLSIWSSPGYREAPPSLYYVAYPGNYKFIMDDTPVCKTRTPFLVLMVPVAPSNVEARDTIRKTWGNEKMVLGQLVETLFILGLPGGADAEQRQEKLKQENQQHHDLIQSDFHDSYHNLTIKTMLMLEWLAAHCTKASFVIKIDSDMLLHVQNLVKLLLDPSTAKKNYMTGLVWWHSPVLRNPFTKFYMPRDVIAEAEYPPYPLGMAYIMSLDLPEKILTVSPLIRPIYIEDAYLGMCLKLLNISPTDPPEKTMFIVDPRHPLSSCTLSKVIAVTTTSTSQMWSYWEMSRESGAKC, from the coding sequence ATGGAGACCAGGCAGAGATACTGCAGAAACATTCTGATCTTCATCTTGGGAGTACTCATAATCTTCCTCAGCTTTGATGGGAAATTGAGTATCTGGAGTTCTCCAGGTTACAGAGAAGCACCTCCATCATTATATTATGTGGCCTATCCAGGAAACTACAAATTCATCATGGATGACACGCCAGTGTGTAAGACCAGGACTCCTTTCCTGGTCCTGATGGTTCCAGTTGCACCCAGTAATGTGGAAGCTCGGGACACCATTCGAAAGACATGGGGAAATGAGAAAATGGTTCTGGGTCAGCTGGTCGAGACCCTCTTCATACTGGGTCTGCCTGGAGGAGCTGATGCTGAACAGCGGCAAGAGAAGCTCAAACAGGAGAATCAGCAACACCACGACCTGATCCAGAGTGACTTCCACGACAGCTACCACAATCTGACCATCAAGACTATGCTCATGCTGGAGTGGCTGGCCGCACACTGTACTAAAGCTTCTTTCGTGATAAAGATTGACTCAGATATGTTGCTCCACGTCCAGAATTTGGTTAAACTTTTGCTGGATCCCAGCACAGCCAAGAAAAACTACATGACAGGTTTGGTGTGGTGGCACAGCCCAGTTTTAAGAAACCCATTCACAAAGTTCTACATGCCGAGAGACGTGATTGCTGAGGCAGAGTACCCCCCGTATCCTCTGGGCATGGCCTACATCATGTCCCTGGACCTTCCTGAAAAGATCCTGACAGTCTCTCCTCTGATTAGACCAATCTACATCGAAGATGCCTACCTGGGTATGTGCCTGAAACTCCTGAACATTTCCCCCACCGATCCCCCCGAAAAGACCATGTTTATTGTTGACCCCAGACATCCTCTGAGCAGCTGCACCCTTTCAAAAGTGATCGCTGTGACAACGACAAGCACCTCACAGATGTGGAGTTACTGGGAGATGAGCAGAGAGTCAGGAGCTAAATGCTGA